One window of Streptomyces sp. FIT100 genomic DNA carries:
- the rpmF gene encoding 50S ribosomal protein L32, which produces MAVPKRKMSRSNTRHRRAQWKATTPQLVPITVDGVSYLVPQRLAKAYERGLLRPEG; this is translated from the coding sequence ATGGCCGTACCCAAGCGGAAGATGTCCCGCAGCAACACCCGCCACCGCCGCGCCCAGTGGAAGGCCACCACGCCCCAACTCGTACCGATCACCGTCGACGGCGTCTCGTACCTCGTGCCGCAGCGCCTGGCAAAGGCGTACGAGCGCGGATTGCTCCGCCCCGAGGGCTGA
- a CDS encoding prenyltransferase/squalene oxidase repeat-containing protein produces the protein MTRPGDGAVPGAAAPASTPSVYETARLVALAPWLGGDAARINFLMAAQERDGSWGGAQGAYAWVPTLSAVDALLSAADRGWPCAAEAAAAGLRYLAMRAPRGALPDTVAAELLVPSLRESLGQRVGVDLALPHGIDPVMHRRTAERVRRRGSIPGKLLHSYESIAPYCPPLGTHLGGGNSLVGSSPAATAAWIAASGGPSRNLPLVRRLEASTAEHGGGPVSCPTPISTFERLWIRYAEEGAGQLQDRSQAATELASLLGPDGVSGAPGLAPDADDTATAIYLLARLGRPVDTQVLRRFETPSHFACYLGEDTPSPSANAHVLEALGEASPSDHTTRRKISDWLSASQHPDGSWSDKWHASPYYAVYCCAAALHRYGTGATASAAVRQALAWLRATQREDGSWGRWGGTAEETAYALLALARCGALQRRDAENARIRLLSNDMTATPPPLWHDKDLYCPTRVVDACIRAAQQLTGAEARLG, from the coding sequence ATGACTCGCCCCGGCGACGGCGCCGTGCCGGGCGCTGCCGCGCCTGCGTCGACTCCCTCGGTCTACGAGACCGCACGGCTGGTGGCGCTGGCTCCATGGCTCGGCGGCGATGCCGCACGGATCAATTTCCTCATGGCGGCCCAAGAACGCGACGGGTCTTGGGGCGGAGCCCAAGGGGCATACGCGTGGGTGCCGACGCTGAGCGCGGTCGACGCTCTCCTTTCCGCCGCCGACCGCGGTTGGCCGTGCGCCGCCGAGGCAGCCGCTGCGGGGCTGCGCTATCTCGCCATGAGAGCCCCGCGTGGTGCCTTGCCCGACACTGTCGCTGCCGAGCTCCTTGTCCCCTCGCTGAGGGAGAGCCTGGGGCAGCGTGTGGGTGTGGACCTTGCATTACCCCATGGCATCGATCCCGTCATGCACCGGAGGACGGCCGAACGGGTCCGGCGCCGCGGCTCCATCCCCGGCAAGCTGCTGCACTCGTACGAGTCCATCGCCCCCTACTGCCCGCCGCTCGGTACGCACCTGGGAGGCGGCAACTCTCTGGTGGGCAGTTCTCCGGCCGCCACGGCGGCATGGATCGCCGCCTCCGGCGGTCCGAGTCGCAACCTCCCGCTCGTTCGGCGTCTGGAGGCATCCACGGCGGAGCACGGTGGTGGTCCGGTGTCTTGCCCCACCCCCATCAGCACTTTCGAGCGATTGTGGATCCGCTACGCCGAGGAGGGCGCCGGGCAGCTTCAAGACCGTTCACAAGCCGCCACCGAACTCGCTTCCCTGCTGGGTCCGGATGGTGTGAGCGGTGCCCCCGGGCTGGCACCCGATGCCGATGACACAGCCACCGCGATCTACTTGCTCGCCAGACTTGGCCGACCGGTGGATACGCAGGTGCTACGCAGATTCGAGACGCCCAGTCACTTTGCCTGCTATCTGGGAGAGGACACCCCATCCCCATCAGCCAACGCTCACGTGCTTGAGGCACTGGGGGAAGCCTCACCCAGCGACCACACCACTCGCCGCAAGATCAGCGACTGGCTGTCGGCCAGCCAGCATCCCGATGGTTCATGGTCCGACAAGTGGCATGCCTCCCCTTACTACGCTGTCTACTGCTGCGCTGCGGCCTTGCACCGGTACGGCACGGGCGCAACGGCGAGCGCAGCGGTGCGCCAGGCCTTGGCATGGCTACGCGCCACCCAGCGAGAAGACGGCTCCTGGGGGCGCTGGGGCGGAACCGCCGAGGAGACTGCCTACGCCCTCCTCGCCTTGGCCCGCTGCGGCGCGCTGCAGCGAAGGGATGCGGAGAATGCTCGGATCCGCCTTCTGTCGAACGACATGACGGCCACGCCTCCACCTCTGTGGCACGACAAGGACCTCTACTGCCCCACCCGTGTGGTCGACGCTTGCATTCGTGCTGCCCAGCAGCTCACCGGAGCGGAGGCTCGCCTTGGATGA
- a CDS encoding terpene synthase family protein gives MLPSSSPERRLALDERCDRVTATALEWAATRPFIQAPRIAPLVSLFATAAPFADAAALTTQVRATSWVFAVDDFFDSGTATVSELRDFATSCSTVLSRHHGADRSTALLDALTEIHAEVARYQLFASLADLWSEGIVHMLKGMVDEARWAHEYRCRGVPALPGLNRYLRSAYRSIGVLPHVRTVLVTLGEASTPQHVPFLVRLEKEAGLVVRLANDLRSEAKEAREGAVNAVVILEQAALARGMPPSAALRTARQTIQQQLNHRLTRCEQLSRRAVTATGRLEAVITTTAMLAASFYQERDFLPLED, from the coding sequence GTGCTGCCCAGCAGCTCACCGGAGCGGAGGCTCGCCTTGGATGAGCGCTGTGACCGGGTCACAGCCACCGCACTCGAGTGGGCTGCCACCCGACCCTTTATCCAGGCTCCTCGTATCGCTCCGCTGGTCAGCCTGTTCGCGACCGCGGCACCGTTCGCCGACGCGGCAGCGCTCACCACGCAAGTCCGCGCGACGTCGTGGGTATTCGCTGTCGACGACTTCTTCGACAGCGGCACCGCGACCGTGTCGGAACTCCGAGACTTCGCCACATCCTGCTCAACCGTCCTCAGTCGACACCATGGTGCCGACCGTTCCACCGCACTTCTCGACGCTCTGACCGAGATCCATGCCGAAGTGGCCCGCTATCAACTCTTCGCATCGTTGGCTGATCTGTGGAGCGAAGGCATCGTCCACATGTTGAAGGGCATGGTTGATGAAGCCCGGTGGGCCCATGAGTATCGCTGCCGCGGCGTCCCCGCCCTGCCTGGTCTCAACCGCTACCTGCGCTCCGCGTACCGCTCCATTGGAGTCCTCCCTCACGTGCGAACCGTGCTCGTTACTCTCGGTGAGGCCAGCACCCCGCAGCATGTGCCTTTCCTGGTCCGCCTGGAAAAGGAGGCCGGCCTGGTTGTCCGGCTCGCCAATGATCTGCGCAGCGAGGCCAAAGAGGCCAGAGAGGGCGCGGTGAACGCCGTGGTCATTCTCGAACAAGCAGCGCTCGCCCGCGGAATGCCTCCGTCTGCCGCCCTGCGAACCGCCCGGCAGACCATCCAGCAGCAGCTCAACCATCGCCTGACACGTTGCGAACAACTGAGCCGACGCGCTGTCACCGCGACCGGTCGCCTGGAGGCTGTGATCACCACAACCGCCATGCTCGCAGCTTCCTTCTACCAAGAAAGAGACTTCCTGCCGCTGGAGGACTGA
- a CDS encoding ABC transporter ATP-binding protein, whose amino-acid sequence MTNRLFDASTAPAAVPEADARGPWRYLWWLARIRPWPLVLSALLGTVWMLPLALIPLVIGHAIDEAGQGAGQAGLYGWSLLALGLGILQALAGAGLIQAAVGAEAHALSYTHRVLLRHVVRLGATLRGKARNGDVAASAAADVESIGNAFEVVGRTVGAVIAAVLVAVALTATSPLLGLAVLIGVPAAVLGIGPLLRPLQERDEAQREQMGIATAQAGDIVAGLRILRGIGGEAGFAERFRRTSQQVRRAGESAGRMEAWLQAAGVFLPGLVTVGIVWFGARLALSGTITAGELVAFYGASAFLTLPVSTATEAAETLSLARVAAARICALLRLTPETTQPGNPEPLPRGALTLADPDTGITAEAGRLTVVTAHADRTGDLAGRLTRSGGSGGTSAVLLGGVPLDRVDLTELRSRVLRSGPADTLFSGTVREELTAGSARTREALDRALFAADATDVIDALPGGLDAHLDEGGRSLSGGQRQRLVLARALLAAPEVLILEDPTASVDAHTEARIVERVAALRAGRTTVVFSDSPLWRGVADHEVRLDSDGVPGSPDRAAGVPS is encoded by the coding sequence GTGACCAACCGGCTCTTCGACGCATCGACAGCACCCGCCGCCGTACCCGAAGCGGACGCCCGGGGCCCCTGGCGCTATCTGTGGTGGCTGGCGCGGATCAGGCCCTGGCCGCTGGTCCTCAGCGCCCTGCTCGGCACCGTCTGGATGCTCCCCCTCGCCCTCATCCCACTCGTCATCGGGCATGCCATCGACGAAGCGGGGCAGGGCGCCGGCCAGGCCGGCCTCTACGGGTGGTCACTGCTCGCACTCGGCCTCGGCATCCTCCAGGCGCTCGCCGGCGCCGGCCTGATCCAGGCCGCCGTCGGCGCCGAAGCGCACGCCCTGTCGTACACCCACCGGGTGCTGCTTCGCCACGTCGTCCGACTCGGCGCCACCCTGCGCGGCAAGGCCCGCAACGGAGACGTGGCCGCGTCCGCCGCCGCCGACGTCGAGAGCATCGGCAACGCCTTCGAGGTCGTCGGCCGCACGGTCGGCGCGGTGATCGCCGCCGTCCTCGTGGCCGTGGCGCTCACCGCCACCTCACCCCTGCTGGGGCTCGCCGTGCTCATCGGCGTCCCCGCCGCCGTTCTCGGCATCGGCCCCCTGCTGCGGCCACTCCAGGAGCGCGACGAGGCCCAGAGGGAACAGATGGGCATCGCCACGGCGCAGGCCGGCGACATCGTCGCCGGACTGCGCATCCTTCGAGGAATCGGCGGAGAGGCCGGCTTCGCCGAGCGCTTCCGCCGCACGAGTCAGCAGGTGCGCCGCGCCGGGGAGTCGGCCGGCCGGATGGAGGCATGGCTCCAGGCGGCGGGCGTCTTCCTGCCCGGACTCGTCACCGTCGGCATCGTCTGGTTCGGTGCCCGCCTGGCCCTGAGCGGCACCATCACCGCCGGTGAACTGGTCGCGTTCTACGGTGCCTCGGCCTTCCTCACCCTGCCGGTGAGCACCGCCACCGAAGCCGCGGAGACGTTGAGCCTGGCCAGGGTCGCCGCCGCCAGGATCTGCGCCCTGCTGCGCCTCACGCCCGAGACCACCCAGCCCGGGAACCCCGAGCCCCTGCCCCGCGGTGCCCTCACCCTGGCCGATCCCGACACCGGTATCACCGCCGAGGCCGGCCGGCTCACCGTCGTCACCGCCCACGCCGACCGCACCGGGGACCTTGCCGGCCGGCTCACCCGCTCGGGCGGATCCGGCGGCACTTCGGCCGTCCTCCTCGGCGGCGTCCCGCTGGACCGGGTGGACCTCACCGAACTGCGCTCCCGGGTGCTTCGGTCCGGGCCCGCCGACACCCTGTTCAGCGGCACGGTACGGGAGGAACTGACCGCCGGGTCCGCCCGGACCCGGGAGGCGCTGGACCGCGCGCTGTTCGCCGCCGATGCCACCGATGTGATCGACGCGCTGCCCGGCGGCCTGGACGCGCACCTCGACGAGGGCGGCCGGAGCCTGTCCGGCGGCCAGCGCCAGCGCCTGGTCCTCGCCCGGGCCCTGCTCGCGGCCCCCGAGGTCCTGATCCTGGAGGACCCGACCGCCTCGGTCGACGCCCACACCGAGGCTCGTATCGTCGAACGCGTGGCCGCGCTCCGCGCCGGCCGGACCACCGTGGTGTTCAGCGACAGCCCGCTGTGGCGCGGGGTCGCCGACCACGAGGTCCGGCTCGACTCGGACGGTGTCCCCGGCAGTCCCGACCGCGCCGCAGGAGTGCCCTCATGA
- a CDS encoding peptidoglycan-binding domain-containing protein produces MRALTKALLGATTAVGIAAGGVATAGPAMAAPAPAQQQTASAEVAPLAVNNLGLTRAQARNVQRWLATHWEYNGAIDGYLGTNSWKAFQRCLDKHHGYDGAIDGIAGPDTIKAVQRLLQKNGYYNGAIDGIAGSGTRAAFALWATRL; encoded by the coding sequence ATGCGAGCTCTCACGAAGGCACTCCTCGGTGCCACCACCGCCGTCGGGATCGCCGCCGGCGGCGTGGCGACCGCCGGTCCGGCCATGGCGGCGCCCGCCCCGGCCCAGCAGCAGACGGCGAGCGCCGAGGTCGCGCCGCTCGCGGTGAACAACCTGGGTCTGACCCGGGCGCAGGCCAGGAACGTCCAGCGCTGGCTGGCGACGCACTGGGAGTACAACGGTGCGATCGACGGGTACCTCGGAACCAACAGCTGGAAGGCGTTCCAGCGCTGCCTGGACAAGCACCATGGCTACGACGGCGCGATCGACGGCATCGCCGGCCCCGACACGATCAAGGCCGTGCAGCGCCTGCTGCAGAAGAACGGCTACTACAACGGCGCGATCGACGGCATCGCCGGCAGCGGCACCAGGGCCGCGTTCGCACTCTGGGCCACCAGGCTCTGA
- a CDS encoding histidine phosphatase family protein, protein MTVRVTLISPATGEALRDVRFDDDGPLDPAGIARAEALADTLAPAAHAYTSPSLRCRRTARALGLDAEPLAAIAGCDMGRWRGRTLDAVASAEGQAVATWLADPASAPHGGESLLDLRARVGAWLDTLHTRTGRIIAVTEPDVVRAAVLHALAAPAQTFWRLDVRPLTATELSGRAERWNLRCGSPLEARHGDGP, encoded by the coding sequence ATGACGGTGCGGGTGACGCTGATCTCCCCCGCGACGGGCGAAGCACTGCGAGACGTCCGGTTCGACGACGACGGCCCGCTCGACCCGGCCGGTATCGCCCGCGCCGAGGCCCTCGCGGACACCCTCGCCCCGGCCGCGCACGCCTACACCTCGCCGTCCCTTCGCTGCCGCCGGACCGCCCGAGCCCTCGGCCTGGACGCCGAACCGCTGGCCGCCATCGCCGGCTGCGACATGGGCCGCTGGCGAGGCCGGACGCTGGACGCCGTCGCGTCGGCCGAAGGGCAGGCCGTGGCCACCTGGCTGGCCGACCCCGCTTCCGCCCCCCACGGCGGCGAATCACTGCTGGACCTCCGCGCGCGCGTCGGCGCCTGGCTCGACACCCTCCACACGCGCACCGGCCGCATCATCGCCGTCACGGAACCGGACGTCGTCCGCGCCGCCGTGCTGCATGCCCTCGCGGCCCCCGCCCAGACCTTCTGGCGTCTGGACGTCCGTCCCCTCACCGCCACGGAACTCAGCGGCCGGGCCGAGCGTTGGAACCTCCGGTGCGGCAGTCCCCTGGAGGCGCGGCACGGTGACGGCCCGTGA
- a CDS encoding CbtA family protein encodes MYASTVRSLLVRGMLAGLIAGLFAFAVAYTVGEPAVDGSIAVEEAQAAQEAHAGHGGAAPAEADEAAGEAAGEEEELVSRPVQSTAGLATGVLVYGVALGGMASLAFSFVLGRVGRFSPRATAALMAAAAFTTVYLVPFLKYPATPPAVGNPDTIGKRTTLFFLMILLSVLLGIAAVIIGRRLAPRMGNWNATLAAGAGFIAVVAVAFVFLPANDDAVKPGFPAALLWEFRVASLAVQAVLWTVFGVVFGVLAQRLLAPRTVGAEATSGQGSPVLG; translated from the coding sequence GTGTACGCCTCAACAGTTAGAAGTCTGCTGGTCCGCGGCATGCTCGCGGGCTTGATCGCCGGACTCTTCGCCTTCGCCGTGGCCTATACGGTCGGTGAGCCCGCCGTGGACGGTTCGATCGCGGTGGAGGAGGCCCAGGCCGCGCAGGAAGCCCATGCCGGGCACGGCGGCGCCGCGCCCGCGGAAGCCGACGAGGCGGCCGGGGAAGCGGCCGGGGAGGAAGAGGAGCTGGTCAGTCGTCCGGTGCAGTCGACCGCCGGTCTGGCCACCGGTGTTCTCGTGTACGGGGTCGCGCTGGGCGGCATGGCCTCCCTGGCGTTCTCGTTCGTCCTGGGACGTGTGGGCCGGTTCAGCCCGCGGGCGACCGCGGCGCTCATGGCGGCGGCCGCCTTCACCACCGTGTACCTGGTGCCGTTCCTGAAGTACCCGGCGACGCCGCCCGCGGTCGGGAACCCGGACACGATCGGGAAGCGCACCACGCTGTTCTTCCTGATGATCCTGCTCAGCGTGCTGCTCGGCATCGCCGCGGTCATCATCGGGCGCAGGCTGGCACCGCGGATGGGCAACTGGAACGCGACGCTGGCCGCCGGGGCGGGCTTCATCGCCGTCGTGGCTGTCGCGTTCGTGTTCCTGCCGGCGAACGACGACGCGGTCAAGCCAGGCTTCCCCGCAGCCCTGTTGTGGGAGTTCAGGGTTGCTTCGCTGGCGGTCCAGGCCGTGTTGTGGACCGTCTTCGGAGTCGTCTTCGGCGTGCTGGCCCAGCGTCTGCTGGCCCCGCGCACGGTCGGTGCCGAGGCGACGTCAGGGCAGGGTTCGCCGGTGCTCGGCTGA
- a CDS encoding CbtB-domain containing protein — protein sequence MAEAVVSAAVPTPSVPVPAPLPVRAVLPWAVFVGLLALIALYFVGAEQGATSVFAGAGVHEWVHDGRHLLGFPCH from the coding sequence ATGGCCGAGGCTGTCGTCTCCGCTGCCGTACCCACCCCTTCCGTTCCTGTGCCGGCCCCTCTCCCTGTGCGCGCGGTACTGCCCTGGGCGGTGTTCGTCGGCCTCCTGGCGCTGATCGCGCTGTACTTCGTCGGCGCCGAGCAGGGCGCCACCTCGGTCTTCGCGGGCGCCGGAGTGCACGAGTGGGTGCACGACGGTCGTCATCTGCTCGGCTTCCCCTGCCACTGA
- a CDS encoding DUF4118 domain-containing protein: protein MSHSLRDAVALGAALIGPPAVAAALVPLRAEPANVTLALALVVVVVAVAAFGNRVAGVLAALSSAVWFDFFLTRPYQRFTIDGADDIESALLLLVVGLVVAQLAARARRLQVITVTDAGHLARIHETARLVQAAGSPDKVVEQVRRQLIDVLGLWDCRFEYGALLGHPPQLKQDGGVAVGRGKWDIERHGWPEGEIELRVMGNGRYAGRFMLRPGPGAVPPLRTRLVAVTLADHAGAALDTDGQVLER from the coding sequence ATGAGCCATTCACTGCGTGACGCGGTCGCGTTGGGGGCCGCTCTGATCGGTCCGCCGGCGGTGGCGGCCGCACTGGTGCCGTTGCGGGCGGAGCCGGCGAACGTGACGCTGGCGCTGGCCCTCGTCGTGGTCGTCGTGGCTGTCGCCGCGTTCGGGAACCGCGTGGCGGGCGTGCTGGCGGCGTTGTCGTCGGCCGTCTGGTTCGACTTCTTCCTCACGCGGCCGTACCAGCGGTTCACCATCGACGGCGCCGACGACATCGAGTCGGCCCTCCTGCTCCTGGTCGTGGGCCTTGTCGTGGCGCAGCTGGCCGCTCGCGCGCGGCGGCTTCAGGTGATCACGGTGACCGACGCCGGTCATCTCGCCCGTATCCATGAGACGGCCCGGCTCGTCCAGGCCGCCGGTTCGCCCGACAAGGTCGTCGAGCAGGTGCGGCGGCAGCTCATCGACGTACTCGGGCTGTGGGACTGCCGGTTCGAGTACGGGGCTCTGCTGGGGCATCCGCCGCAGCTGAAGCAGGACGGCGGCGTGGCCGTGGGGCGGGGGAAGTGGGACATCGAGCGGCACGGCTGGCCGGAGGGCGAGATCGAGCTCCGCGTCATGGGCAACGGCCGCTACGCCGGCCGGTTCATGCTTCGACCGGGCCCCGGTGCCGTCCCTCCGCTCCGGACGAGGCTGGTCGCGGTGACCCTCGCCGACCATGCCGGCGCGGCCCTGGATACGGACGGACAGGTTCTGGAGCGCTGA
- a CDS encoding DUF2690 domain-containing protein: MRLICGIGPDTLTTYRTATGTHVELRYSPKCGASWARTWGTRIGDRVEVTAGGPTHGVRIGTEDDTETYVYTGMAAARPGSTVRACFRPASAEGERECVEARVAEAATTARPPSPT; encoded by the coding sequence ATGCGCCTGATCTGCGGCATCGGCCCTGACACCCTCACCACGTACCGCACCGCCACCGGCACCCATGTGGAGCTGCGCTACAGCCCGAAGTGCGGTGCGAGCTGGGCCCGGACCTGGGGGACCCGGATCGGCGACCGGGTGGAGGTCACTGCGGGCGGCCCGACCCACGGCGTGCGCATCGGGACCGAGGACGACACGGAGACCTACGTCTACACCGGCATGGCCGCGGCCCGCCCCGGCAGCACCGTCCGGGCCTGCTTCCGGCCCGCGTCGGCCGAGGGCGAACGGGAGTGCGTCGAGGCGCGCGTGGCCGAGGCCGCCACCACGGCCCGGCCGCCGTCACCCACGTAG
- a CDS encoding PPOX class F420-dependent oxidoreductase, with protein MVRLTDKVRELFDGKNFAVLSTLEPDGGPHSTVVRVKREGDDILFALPRSRRKTANLMRDPRAAVVVFDAARPYESVQVQGTATLQDDPEGVLVDELSRTYTGGPYPGFAGPHPQWVIARITADKVTTSWPD; from the coding sequence ATGGTGCGGCTCACCGACAAGGTGCGCGAGCTGTTCGACGGCAAGAACTTCGCCGTGCTGTCGACGCTCGAACCGGACGGCGGACCGCATTCGACCGTCGTCCGGGTGAAGCGCGAGGGCGATGACATCCTGTTCGCACTGCCCAGGAGCCGCCGCAAGACGGCCAACCTGATGCGGGACCCGCGTGCGGCCGTGGTGGTCTTCGATGCCGCCCGCCCTTACGAGAGCGTCCAGGTGCAGGGCACCGCGACCCTCCAGGACGACCCGGAGGGCGTCCTGGTGGATGAGCTCTCGCGCACGTACACGGGCGGGCCGTACCCCGGCTTCGCGGGACCGCATCCGCAATGGGTGATCGCGAGGATCACGGCGGACAAGGTCACCACCAGCTGGCCGGATTGA
- a CDS encoding ABC transporter ATP-binding protein: MTTPPTPVPADPGATPVGPLGPLGPLGPLGPVGPVGPVGPLGPPGRLPLADRAEVRAWTGAFVRGEAARLSLTFALFAAALVTGLIGPRLLGHLVESVKTGTSASRVDVLALIFVGILAGHALLARAARTQATLLGERVLARTRENFVRRVLGLPLSEVESVGTGDLLSRATTDADRLNESIRQAVPRIALAAVTLVFTVAAVLVTSPLLALSLLAGVPFAVLSTWWYRPRATRAYERLLAHESDVLAITHETARGAATVEALGLGPRQAARHGTAVDRVVRTRQRTTWLQTVWFPSLDLATMIPMALTLLVGGLAYQRGAVGLAELTAVVLYVQALGEPLNDLLTWTDELQIGNAALRRILGVERLPREQPRPPVPTEGRAIRLEGVGFGYGPGREVISGVDLDIAPGERLVVVGASGAGKSTLGKLLAGVHHPTRGVVRIGGADLTTLPVGQLRREIVLVTQEQHVFTGTVRDNLTLARDGDGDGDGDSGKALPDEQLWRALDSVLLADWVRSLPDGLHSEIGPGRAPISPSAAQQLALARLLLSDPHALVLDEATALLDSTASRRVERSLAALIEGRTVISIVHRLEPARDADRIAVMDRGRIVELGSHEQLLAADGAYAALWRSWDEARRADARREAPPGG; the protein is encoded by the coding sequence ATGACGACGCCCCCCACCCCTGTCCCCGCGGATCCGGGCGCCACCCCGGTCGGCCCACTCGGCCCACTCGGCCCGCTCGGCCCGCTCGGCCCGGTTGGCCCGGTTGGCCCGGTCGGCCCGCTCGGGCCGCCCGGACGACTGCCGCTCGCCGACCGGGCCGAAGTCCGCGCCTGGACGGGCGCCTTCGTCCGCGGCGAGGCCGCCCGTCTGTCCCTCACCTTCGCGCTGTTCGCCGCCGCACTGGTGACCGGCCTCATCGGCCCCCGGCTGCTGGGCCACCTGGTCGAGTCCGTCAAGACCGGCACCTCGGCGAGCCGGGTCGACGTGCTCGCCCTGATCTTCGTCGGCATTCTCGCCGGACACGCGCTCCTCGCCCGGGCGGCCCGGACCCAGGCCACCCTGCTCGGGGAACGCGTCCTGGCCCGTACCCGCGAGAACTTCGTCCGCCGGGTACTCGGGCTGCCGCTGTCGGAGGTGGAGAGCGTCGGCACCGGCGACCTCCTCAGCCGTGCGACCACCGACGCGGACCGGCTCAACGAGAGCATCCGGCAGGCCGTCCCGCGCATCGCGCTGGCCGCCGTCACCCTGGTGTTCACCGTCGCGGCGGTCCTGGTGACATCGCCGCTCCTCGCCCTCAGCCTCCTCGCCGGCGTTCCGTTCGCGGTCCTGTCCACCTGGTGGTACCGGCCGCGGGCGACCCGCGCGTACGAACGGCTGCTCGCCCACGAGTCCGACGTCCTGGCCATCACGCACGAGACGGCCCGGGGAGCCGCCACCGTCGAGGCCCTGGGCCTCGGTCCTCGCCAAGCGGCGCGCCACGGTACGGCCGTCGACCGGGTGGTCCGCACCCGGCAGCGGACCACCTGGCTGCAGACCGTCTGGTTCCCGAGCCTGGATCTCGCCACCATGATTCCGATGGCGCTCACCCTGCTCGTCGGCGGACTCGCCTACCAGCGCGGTGCGGTGGGCCTGGCGGAGCTGACCGCGGTGGTCCTGTACGTGCAGGCGCTCGGCGAACCCCTCAACGACCTACTGACATGGACCGACGAACTCCAGATCGGCAACGCGGCGCTGCGCCGGATCCTTGGTGTCGAGCGCCTGCCGCGCGAGCAGCCGCGGCCCCCCGTGCCCACCGAAGGCCGAGCCATCCGCCTCGAAGGCGTCGGCTTCGGCTACGGACCCGGCCGCGAGGTCATTTCCGGAGTCGACCTCGACATCGCCCCCGGTGAACGCCTGGTCGTGGTCGGTGCCTCCGGCGCGGGCAAGTCCACTCTCGGCAAGCTGCTGGCGGGCGTTCACCACCCCACCCGCGGGGTCGTGCGCATCGGCGGCGCCGATCTCACCACCCTGCCCGTGGGCCAGCTGCGGCGCGAGATTGTGCTCGTGACCCAGGAACAGCACGTGTTCACCGGCACGGTGCGCGACAACCTCACGCTGGCCCGCGACGGCGACGGCGACGGCGACGGGGACAGCGGGAAGGCCCTTCCGGACGAGCAGCTGTGGCGCGCGCTCGATTCCGTACTCCTGGCGGACTGGGTGCGGTCCCTGCCCGACGGTCTGCACAGCGAGATCGGCCCGGGCCGCGCCCCCATATCCCCCTCCGCGGCACAGCAGTTGGCGCTCGCCCGGCTGCTGCTGTCCGACCCGCACGCACTGGTCCTCGACGAGGCCACGGCGCTGCTGGACTCCACCGCGTCGCGCCGTGTCGAGCGGTCCCTCGCGGCGCTGATCGAGGGCCGTACGGTGATCTCGATCGTGCATCGCCTCGAACCCGCCCGTGACGCCGACCGCATCGCTGTCATGGATCGCGGCCGGATCGTCGAACTCGGCAGCCACGAGCAACTCCTGGCCGCCGACGGCGCCTACGCGGCCCTGTGGCGTTCCTGGGACGAGGCCCGGCGCGCAGACGCCCGGCGGGAAGCGCCGCCTGGCGGATGA
- a CDS encoding VanZ family protein has product MDHSESPSAPTRRTRRIVIGLAILAAAVVAFGPGHGVLRILSMPLRRPGWHVWVGTFNGVALITVAALPLAALAVWALARRRLATGVTSAWRMSLAEVGIAYGTVPCVWITMLPGDESGAVVSLAPLRDLHTVFEAGATFQILGNLLLFAALGLLAPLRFAALASVSRILALAAGCSVLVETAQYVLRLDRVSSVDDVLLNAAGAGLAALASRPWWRAPAEASSDRPRPAPVPGR; this is encoded by the coding sequence ATGGACCACAGCGAATCACCGTCAGCCCCGACCCGTCGTACGCGCAGGATCGTGATCGGTCTGGCGATCCTCGCTGCGGCGGTCGTGGCGTTCGGCCCCGGCCACGGCGTACTGAGAATCCTGTCCATGCCGCTGCGCAGGCCGGGGTGGCACGTCTGGGTCGGTACGTTCAACGGCGTGGCACTCATCACGGTGGCCGCACTGCCGTTGGCCGCACTGGCGGTATGGGCCCTGGCACGCCGTCGGCTCGCCACGGGCGTCACATCGGCGTGGCGGATGTCGCTGGCAGAGGTCGGCATCGCCTACGGCACGGTGCCGTGTGTCTGGATCACCATGCTGCCGGGCGACGAGTCCGGCGCCGTCGTGAGCCTGGCACCGCTGCGGGACCTTCACACGGTCTTCGAAGCCGGGGCGACGTTCCAGATCCTCGGCAACCTGCTGCTGTTCGCGGCGCTGGGGCTCCTCGCCCCGCTGCGGTTCGCGGCGCTGGCCTCGGTATCGCGGATTCTGGCGCTCGCGGCGGGCTGCTCGGTCCTGGTCGAGACCGCGCAGTACGTCCTGCGGCTGGACCGGGTGTCCTCCGTGGACGACGTACTGCTCAACGCCGCCGGCGCCGGGCTGGCCGCGCTGGCGTCGCGCCCCTGGTGGCGCGCTCCCGCCGAAGCGTCGTCAGACCGGCCTCGACCGGCCCCGGTTCCGGGACGCTGA